CCATCTGAAAGCCGATTTTTGCATTATCTTGTTGGTAATATCGCGCCGCTAATCGTTGCTGAACACCGCTATCCCGTAGAAGCAATGACTCCACCTGTCACTCAAATTGGTGTCAATGACATCGTATCCCTCGATCGCGGCGGTCACTTTCTCACCCTTGAGCGCTCTAATGGAAGCAATGGATTGAGCGCTAAAATTTGGCAGATTTTTACAGGTGATGCAAATGACACTTCAGCGATTAAGAGTTTTCGGAATAGTCCCAATGTGCGATCGATCCGCAAAAAGCTAGTTTTAGATTTAGCAACTCTGGGGATTAAATTAGATAATTTAGAAGGAATGACCATGGGGCCTCGTTTAGCCGATGGTTCGCAAAGCCTGATATTGGTAAGTGACGATAACTTTAGCGAAACTCAAGTCACTCAATTTCTAGTATTTCGACTAAATCGTAATTCCAGCCCTGCCCGCTAAATACCCGCTTTAATAAAGAACTGCTCTGATGTGACTGCTAAATTAGGAAACAACTCATCCGTTAACAAGCGATCGCCTCGATAAGTCTCAGGGGGGCGATCGTCAAAAAACACTGTAATACTCCGCATTGGTGGATATACCACCCATACTCTTTCCACTCCTGCACTGAGATAATCCGTCGCTTTCTGTGCTAACTGATTAAAAGTTTGATCGGGCGATACAATCTCAATCACTAACTCTGGCAATACGGGACATGGCGTATCCTCACGCCAATCTGCGGCAAGGCGATCATAAGATACATATAGCAAATCAGGCACAGGAACCCAATCTTTACCTCGTCGTTTTAGAATTACTGACCATTCAATCGATACTTGTCCAATCCCATGAGACCAACCTGATAACTCAGACCAAAAAGCACTTGTTAATCGGGAGTGAAAAAATTTCGGTGACATTTTTTTAATTGCTTCTCCATCAAGTAGTTCGTAACTTTCATCGTTTTCAGGTAAGCTCAAAAATTGCTCTAGGGTCAGTTGAGGAATTGACTCTGAGCTATGAATGGATTTTTCTTGAGAATTTTCTATAACAACACTAGTCATCTGTTAGCCTCCTTATTTAAACTGGACAAGAGATGTGGCGCTTTGCGACATATCTTTTGTGATTAGATTAAAATCCTAAATCTGCTTTGGCAACTTCGGCAACTCGTAAGACTTCTGGTGTCGAGATTTCTTCCCAAGGCACTTCGCCGATCTCTCGATAGAAAGTTTCATCGTAGGGACGAGTTTGGACGACTACAGGCATTGGGACAGCATGACCTAAAACGAGGGCTTGTTGCTTAGAATCTAACTTCGATAAAATTGTTCGCAAATTGCCACTACCAGCTACACCCGTAAAAATTGCGTCAATATCCTTCTCATCATTGAGTAACGCCGTAATTCTCGTTCCAATTTGTGACATCACTTCATTATCAATTCCCGATGGACGCTGATCGACGATGAGCAAAGTCACAAAATACTTCCGCATCTCGCGAGCGATCGTCCCAAAAATAGTTTGTCTAGCCGTATTCGGAGCCAGAAATCGATGGGCTTCTTCAATGGTGATCGTTAACTGCTGAGGGCGATCGCTAATATTTTTGGTCTGCAAAAATCGCTCAGCTTGCTGCACATAGGAATGATGAATCCGCCGCGTAATGATATTTGTCGCCAACATATAGGAAAGCAGATTTGACTGCGAACCGAACTCAATCACGATGTGTTTTCCTGCCGCGATCGCATCAAGAATCCGCTTAATATAATTTTCGGGACAAGTTGGGCGTAAATATTTGAGATCATCAAGGCGGGTGAGTTTGCGCTGGAGCGCCATAATTGAAGATTTACTGCCCATCTTCTGTTCGCAAAATTCTTGAATTTCGGAATTAGTCATTGCTAGCAATCGCGAAATCCAATTCTTTCCAAATTCATTCCGTAGAATAATTGCATTTTCCAAACTGGCTTCCGAGAGATTTAATTCATCCCGAATTAGCATCAAATCTTCAACATCGATCTGGTCATAACTAATGTAAAGTTCCTGTGCATCGCGCACTCCCCGCCGCTTCGTCGAGTCAGGATCGAGCGTATAAATCTGCACTTGTGCAGGAAATAATTGCCGTAAACCCTTAACTGTACTAAATCTTTTACCTTCAGTCGCTGCTTCCCAGCCATATTCTGAATGCATATCAAAAATTAAATTTACGGCTGCTTGCTTACGGATAATCCCCGATAGTAATAGGCGCGTCAAAAAAGATTTACCAGTACCCGATTTTCCAAATACGCCATTACTTCGCTCCACAAAGCGATCGAGGTCAAGACAAATTGCTACAGGCATATCAATCGGCTGCCCGATCGCAAAGTTCCGTTTATGGGGATCATCTTCCCAACCAAACACAATCCGAAAATCACGCTCAGTCGCATCAAACACTTGCGAGAAATGACTGGGGATCGTCTTTACTGGCAATAGTTGAAAGTCACTAATTTCTTCTACCGTTTCATAAACAGGGGATTTCTTGCGTTTAGTCTTTTTGACGCGATCGCTATTCGGATTAGCAGAGCGTTGAGCGATCAGATCAAAAGGATTTGCAGGCACAAACATCAACATCGGCGTTAAATTGATCGTGCCAAAAGTCCCCGTTCCTGCCAAAATTTCGGTTAAGAAAGTATTCTCAGGATCGGGCGGATTCATGAGAATGCGAGGGCTAGCTGTACCAAGGGTGACATCAGTGAGGATACAAAAAAAGCGAGTATGCCGACCATGTACCACTAGAAACTTGCCGACGCGCATATCTTCGACGGAAATCTCGCCATTGAGCCGAACTTCTAAACCGTCGCTTAAAGAACCCTGAACAACAATCCCTAATGGTTGCAAATCCATGCTAAACCTACGTTAAGCGTGCATACTTTTGCTTAGCATAGCAAAACGGCGAAGAAAACTTAGTTTTCTTCGCCGTTTTGCTGTAATTAGCTGCTAATTCTTTTTAGAGTGCTTTGCACCCTAGAAAGTAAATTTAGTAGCGACCACCGCCGCCGCCAGACTTGTTATAGCCGCCGCGACCACCGCCGCCGCCTCTGTTACCACCGCCAAACGAGTCATTATTCTCGCGAGGCTTAGCCTTGTTAACTTTGAGTACACGACCCATCCACTCAGCACCGTCAAGTGCAGTGATGGCGGCATCTTCTTCAGCATCCGCACTCATTTCTACGAATGCAAAGCCACGGGCGCGACCAGTTTCGCGATCGGTAGGGAAATGAACACGAGTGACCTTGCCGTAGTCTTCAAACACAGGCTTTAAGTGGTCTTGAGTAACTTCATAGGACAAGTTACCGACGTAAATAGACATTATGCTTTCTCCAAGAATTCAATGAGTATGTAGAGATAGAGATGTCGGAGAGAAGCTTGTCACGATGAAACAGAAAAAAACTGTCAGTACAGAAAACAATTACTACAACCGATAACTACTTTTACCTTACGGATGATAGTCTAGCGCATAAGCTTTAAGTTTGGGTATAATGTTACGTTTTGTTTATTTTTGTATCAAGCGGTATTTTACCGAAAGCAAAGGCACTATGAAGCATCACCTTTGCTTTTTTGGGGGTATCGCAATTCGCTGAAGTCTGCCAATACTTTTGTAATTGCTGTTACGTGGAATTTTCTTAGCCCTTCACCCCTAGCCTCTATTCCCTTTTGGGAGAGCAGGGTGTTTGCATATTCGGAAAGGGATAGTAGGTATAGATTGCATAAAAAAGCGAGATAAAAAACAGCAAATAAAAAAGGAGCCAAAACAGGAAAAAATGGTCTGGTAAAAGCTAAACAAAAAGCAAGTCTATGCCATGAACTTTATAGAACAATTCAATCAGATCCCAGACCATCGGAAAAGCAAAGGTAAGCGCCATCTATAGCAATCCTAAGAGAGTGCGCCCCTTCGGGGCACACTCTCTTAGGATTGCTATAGTAAAATTGTTTAACGATAGGAAAGAGACTTTTGGGTTCTTCGACAACTAGCCCAAAAGTCTCTCGAATGCGAGATAGGTTGAAGTCGCTACAAGCCATATCAACTCAAGCCATATCAACTAATGTAATAGCAAAGATTTTGATTGATCTTTTCTTAAAAAAAAGCGGCGCATCGCGCCGCTTTTTTTTTAAGTTAGAGCGGCTGCGCCACCGACTACTTCGAGAATTTCTTGAGTAATTGCAGCTTGACGAGCCTTGTTGTACTGCAAGGTTAGAGCCTTGATCAAGTCTCCAGCATTTTCACTAGCATTGTTCATTGCGGTCATCCGTGCGGCGAGTTCGCTAGCTACGGACTCTTGCAAGGCGCGAAGAATTTGGTTGCTGAGGTAGAGCGGTAATAACGCATCGAGAATTTGTTCAGGATTTTGCTCAAAAAGTAATTCTTTAGGCAATTCCTTAACAGTGATTTCCCGCTTTTCGCGCTCGACTTGGAACTTCCCACCACGAGTAATCAGGCGGAAAATTTCGTCATCTTGAGGCTCTAGTCCTTGTGGCTCAAGGGGCAAGAGCGTTTGGACTACAGGACGAGAGCTAATCAAAGATACAAATCGGGTGTAGATCAACTCAACGCGATCAATTACACCAGCCAAAAATGCTGAGGTGATTTCATCTTCGATCGCATTAGCTTCGGCAGCATTAGGAATTTGATTTAAGTTGGTGAACTTAGCGGCGATCGGTTGATCGCGACGGGCAAAGTATTGCGCCGCCTTACGACCGACTAAAATAAAGGTGTAATTAATACCTTGTTCCTTTAGTTCCTTAGCACGGGCTTCAGCACGACGAATAATGGTTGAGTTATAGCCACCACAAAGCCCGCGATCGCCTGAAATTACCAGAAGACCAACGGTTTTGACAGGACGTTTTTCGAGTAAAGGCAGACTGACATCCTCAAAGGAGATGCGCTGCTGGAGACGATATAGGACTTGAGCGAGGCGATCGGCAAAAGGACGAGTGGCAAGAACTTGCTGCTGAGCGCGTCTGACCTTTGCGGCTGCGACAAGACGCATTGCTTCAGTTATCTTGCGAGTATTCTTAACAGTGCCGATGCGATCGCGGATGGATTTGAGGTTAGCCATGAAACTAAATTGCTACTTGCTATTGAATACTATGGAAAATTTGAAATATCACAGAAGACACTTAAGTATCCTAAGTATCTTAATAAAAAATTGCGCCTTCAAACCGCAAACTAATGTATATCCTTGAAATTGATTAGCATAGGATCAAATGTGCGTTAGCACATTTGATCCTAAAGATCTGCAAATAAACTTTTAATTCCTTGATATGATCGCCTCCTCACCTTCCTTTAACCCAATTTTTACAACAAATAGCCAATTATCTGATGCTGATGAGTCATCAGATGATTCTCTCGAAATTGCGGGGCGTAAGTTCCGATCGCGTTTGATGACTGGCTCAGGAAAATATACTAGTTTCGAGGTGATGCGTCAGGCGATCGCCGCCAGTGGTTGCGAGATCGTCACCGTGGCGGTGCGTCGGGTGCAAACTAATGCAGCAGGACATGAAGGGCTAGCCGAAGCGATCGACTGGAGCAAATATTGGCTATTGCCCAACACGGCTGGCTGTCAAACTGCCGATGAAGCGGTGCGCGTGGCAAGACTGGGGCGCGAGATGGCAAAAATCTTGGGTCAGGAAGATAATAATTTTGTGAAGCTAGAAGTAATCCCCGATCTTAAGTATTTGCTGCCCGATCCGCTTGGCACTTGTAAAGCCGCCGAACAACTTGTCAAAGAAGGTTTTGCAGTCTTACCCTATATCAATGCTGATCCCAGACTTGCGAAAACCCTTGAGGAAATTGGTTGCGTTACCGTGATGCCCCTCGGTTCACCAATTGGCTCAGGGCAAGGGATTAATAATGCGGCAAATATCAGGATTATTATCGAAGAATCGAAAGTGCCTGTAGTTGTCGATGCAGGAATTGGAGTTCCTAGTGAAGCAGCCGCCGCAATGGAAATGGGCGCGACCGCTTTGTTAGTAAATACAGCGATCGCCTGTGCGAATAATCCTGTGGCAATGGGTCGGGCGATGGGCATGGCAACTGAGGCAGGACGGGCTGCTTATTTGTCAGGACGGATTCCTGTTAAAGCCTATGCTAGTGCTAGTTCCCCATTAACAGGTCTAGTTTCCTAAATAGAAAAGAGAGCTTGCTCTCTTTTCTATTTAACTTAGGGACGTGCAGTAAGATAAAAAACCAGATTTTTGTAGCGCGGCGAAGCCGCGCTACAAAAATCTGGATAATTTGAAAGGAGTAAAGTTTTGACTATTACAGCAGTTAAATCCACAACAATAGAAGAATTCCTACTGTTACCAGAGACTAAACCTGCCTCCGAGTTTATCAATGGACAAATCATCCAGAAACCAATGCCCCAAGGAGAACATAGTCAACTTCAGATCGAACTCTGCGAAAATATCAATCAACTCACTAAACCTCAAAAAATTGCGAAAGCATTCCCAGAGTTACGCTGTGTATTTGGTGGCATCGCAATTGTGCCAGATATAGCAGTATTTCGTTGGGAGCGCATCCCGCGACTGCCATCAGGTAGAATTGCGAACCGCTTTGAAACTTATCCTGATTGGGCTATTGAAATTCTCTCGCCCGATCAGCGATATAAACTAGTCTTATCCAAATTATTACACTGTGCTGAATATGGTACTGAGATGGGGTGGTTATTGGATTCAGAAGACGAGAGTATTTTAGTAGTCGATCGCGATCGCCGTGTTAGAGAGTTAAAAAATAGCGATCGCTTACCAGTGATCGCAGGAATTGATTTAGAACTAACTGTTGCCGAAGTCTTTAGTTGGCTGAGTTTGTAGGAAAATTCATTCGCTTGGGAAAATCAGCGAGAATATGGAACTATTTGATTTAAAAGATATTACTAGCGATCGCTATGTCAACGTTATTGTTGATTGCATTGGTATTGATGATTTGCTGACCTATCGTATTCCTGATGATCTCGACATTCAAGTTGGTGATATTCTCAGTGTTCCATTAGGTACTCGTCATGTGGGGGCGATCGCTTTACAAATTTCTGATACTTCCCAAATTGCAGATGCCGAAACAGAAATTAAATCAGTTAGTGCTGTAGTTAGTTCAGGCATTTTCCCAAAGACTTATTGGGAGATGCTGATTCGCACAGCAGAGTATTATCGTACACCCGTGATGCAGACGGTAAAAACTGCTCTGCCGCCTAAGTTACTGGATCAGTCTCATTATCGAATTAAAGTAAAGCAGTCCCTCACCCCCCAGCCCCCTCTCCCAGAGGGAGAGGGGGAGCAAGATTCTTTTTCCCCTCTCCCTTTGGGAGTGAGTAAGCAGGATTCTTTTCCCCCTCTCCCTCTGGGAGTGAGTAAGCAAGATTCTTTTCCCCCTCTCCCTCTGGGAGTGAGTAAGCAAGATTCTTTTTCCCCTCTCCCTCTGGGAGTGAGTAAGCAAGATTCTTTTTCCCCTCTCCCTCTGGGAGTGAGTAAGCAAGATTCTTTTTCCCCTCTCCCTCTGGGAGAGGGGCTAGGGGTGAGGGCAATCTCTAAAGCCGCACAAATGGTTTGGGATTTTTTACAAGAGCATAAGCATAATCCTAAAGGAATTAGTCGTCGTTATATTCAGCAAAAGCTTGGTAGATATACTAGTTCAGGCTTAAAGGAACTGCAAAAACTAGAATGGATTGATACGGTTTTAGAACTGCCAAATCGACCGCAACCTAAATATGAAGATCTAGTTATTTTACTTAAAGTCCCTGATAGTGAAGTCACCATAAGACAAGCAGAGATTCTTACGATTTTGCAGCATCAGGGTGGGGAATGCTTAAAAACACAATTAATTAAGCTTGCCAAGACATCAGTCTCGGTTTTGCAAACACTTACGAATAAAGGATATCTTGCCATATCCAAACAAGAATCTCTACGGTTAGGCGGAAAAAGTCATACAGTCAAACGCGATCGCCCCAAAGATCTCACACCCGATCAAGATGCTGCTTTACAGCAAATTTTGCAGGCGATCGCTGACCAAACTGCACCGCATTTCCTCCTACATGGGGTCACAGGCTCAGGCAAAACAGAAGTATATCTGCAAGCGATCGCTGCTGTACTCGCAGCAGGAAAATCAGCGCTAGTTCTGGTTCCTGAAATTGGCTTAACCCCACAACTTACCGATCGCTTTCGAGCAAGATTTGGGGATGCGAAGGTGAATGTTTATCACAGTCAGTTATCAGAGGGCGAGCGCTTTGATACATGGCGATTGATGCTCACAGGTGAAGCGCAAATTGTAATCGGTACGCGATCGGCAGTATTTGCGCCGCTTTCTAATTTGGGTTTAATTGTGATGGACGAGGAGCATGACAATAGCTTCAAGCAAGATCAACCCCAACCCTGTTATCATGCGCGGACGATCGCCGAATGGCGATCTCAGTTAGAGCAGATTCCCCTTGTGCTTGGTTCCGCAACTCCTTCAGCAGAAGTAATCTATGCTCATCAAGAAGGGAAATCTATTTATCTAGAACTTCCGCATCGCATTGGCAATAAGGATATGCCACCAATTGAAATTGTCGATATGCGCGATGAATTTAAAGCTGGTAATTACTCGATTTTGAGTCGCAAGTTGCAAGGTGCGATCGCCGAAATGCTCGAAGCAAAGCAGCAAGGAATTCTCTTCATCCATCGACGTGGCTACAGTACCTTTGTCTCCTGTCGCTCCTGTGGCTATGTTGCCGAATGCCCAAACTGTGATGTTTCTCTTTCCTATCACGATCCGATTTCACCTACCGCTCATCAACCAAAATCCGCACATTTACGATGCCATTATTGTAACTACACGTTAATTCAGCCCAAATCTTGTCCAGAGTGCGGCTCACCTTATTTTAAGCATTTTGGAAGTGGCACTCAAAAAGTGGAACAGGAACTCGCAAAGCTATTCCCAAATATCCGCTTGATTCGCTTTGATAGTGATACCACTCGCAATAAGGATCAACATCGCCTATTAATTGAGCAGTTCCGTTCGGGAGAAGCAGACTTATTAGTGGGGACACAGATGTTAACCAAGGGTTTAGATATTCCGCAAGTGACCTTAGTGGGCGTAGTTTCAGCGGATGGATTATTAAACTTTTCAGACTATCGCGCAGGGGAGAGAGCGGCGCAAACTTTGCTACAGGTAGCGGGTCGGGCTGGTCGGGGCGATGAAGATGGCAAGGTAATCATGCAAACCTATACCCCAGAACATCCTGCCATCCAAGCGGTACAGACCTATCAACTGGAAGCATTTATGCAGACTGAGTTAGAAATGCGTGAAGCCCTGCGTTATCCACCGATGGGACAGATGGTATTAATTCACCTCAGCAGTGAGAGTGACACCACTGTTGAGAAAGCAGCGAATCAATTAGCAGATTATTTACGCCAATTAGAAAATGATTGGGATATTTTAGGGGC
This genomic stretch from Pseudanabaena galeata CCNP1313 harbors:
- a CDS encoding RNA recognition motif domain-containing protein; this translates as MSIYVGNLSYEVTQDHLKPVFEDYGKVTRVHFPTDRETGRARGFAFVEMSADAEEDAAITALDGAEWMGRVLKVNKAKPRENNDSFGGGNRGGGGGRGGYNKSGGGGGRY
- a CDS encoding helicase HerA domain-containing protein, which encodes MDLQPLGIVVQGSLSDGLEVRLNGEISVEDMRVGKFLVVHGRHTRFFCILTDVTLGTASPRILMNPPDPENTFLTEILAGTGTFGTINLTPMLMFVPANPFDLIAQRSANPNSDRVKKTKRKKSPVYETVEEISDFQLLPVKTIPSHFSQVFDATERDFRIVFGWEDDPHKRNFAIGQPIDMPVAICLDLDRFVERSNGVFGKSGTGKSFLTRLLLSGIIRKQAAVNLIFDMHSEYGWEAATEGKRFSTVKGLRQLFPAQVQIYTLDPDSTKRRGVRDAQELYISYDQIDVEDLMLIRDELNLSEASLENAIILRNEFGKNWISRLLAMTNSEIQEFCEQKMGSKSSIMALQRKLTRLDDLKYLRPTCPENYIKRILDAIAAGKHIVIEFGSQSNLLSYMLATNIITRRIHHSYVQQAERFLQTKNISDRPQQLTITIEEAHRFLAPNTARQTIFGTIAREMRKYFVTLLIVDQRPSGIDNEVMSQIGTRITALLNDEKDIDAIFTGVAGSGNLRTILSKLDSKQQALVLGHAVPMPVVVQTRPYDETFYREIGEVPWEEISTPEVLRVAEVAKADLGF
- the priA gene encoding primosomal protein N' — translated: MELFDLKDITSDRYVNVIVDCIGIDDLLTYRIPDDLDIQVGDILSVPLGTRHVGAIALQISDTSQIADAETEIKSVSAVVSSGIFPKTYWEMLIRTAEYYRTPVMQTVKTALPPKLLDQSHYRIKVKQSLTPQPPLPEGEGEQDSFSPLPLGVSKQDSFPPLPLGVSKQDSFPPLPLGVSKQDSFSPLPLGVSKQDSFSPLPLGVSKQDSFSPLPLGEGLGVRAISKAAQMVWDFLQEHKHNPKGISRRYIQQKLGRYTSSGLKELQKLEWIDTVLELPNRPQPKYEDLVILLKVPDSEVTIRQAEILTILQHQGGECLKTQLIKLAKTSVSVLQTLTNKGYLAISKQESLRLGGKSHTVKRDRPKDLTPDQDAALQQILQAIADQTAPHFLLHGVTGSGKTEVYLQAIAAVLAAGKSALVLVPEIGLTPQLTDRFRARFGDAKVNVYHSQLSEGERFDTWRLMLTGEAQIVIGTRSAVFAPLSNLGLIVMDEEHDNSFKQDQPQPCYHARTIAEWRSQLEQIPLVLGSATPSAEVIYAHQEGKSIYLELPHRIGNKDMPPIEIVDMRDEFKAGNYSILSRKLQGAIAEMLEAKQQGILFIHRRGYSTFVSCRSCGYVAECPNCDVSLSYHDPISPTAHQPKSAHLRCHYCNYTLIQPKSCPECGSPYFKHFGSGTQKVEQELAKLFPNIRLIRFDSDTTRNKDQHRLLIEQFRSGEADLLVGTQMLTKGLDIPQVTLVGVVSADGLLNFSDYRAGERAAQTLLQVAGRAGRGDEDGKVIMQTYTPEHPAIQAVQTYQLEAFMQTELEMREALRYPPMGQMVLIHLSSESDTTVEKAANQLADYLRQLENDWDILGATPATIAKVANRYRWQILLKFAPEVLPNVPSLEELRMLVNSKAVRVAIDVDPLTIL
- a CDS encoding Uma2 family endonuclease; its protein translation is MTSVVIENSQEKSIHSSESIPQLTLEQFLSLPENDESYELLDGEAIKKMSPKFFHSRLTSAFWSELSGWSHGIGQVSIEWSVILKRRGKDWVPVPDLLYVSYDRLAADWREDTPCPVLPELVIEIVSPDQTFNQLAQKATDYLSAGVERVWVVYPPMRSITVFFDDRPPETYRGDRLLTDELFPNLAVTSEQFFIKAGI
- a CDS encoding F0F1 ATP synthase subunit gamma, producing MANLKSIRDRIGTVKNTRKITEAMRLVAAAKVRRAQQQVLATRPFADRLAQVLYRLQQRISFEDVSLPLLEKRPVKTVGLLVISGDRGLCGGYNSTIIRRAEARAKELKEQGINYTFILVGRKAAQYFARRDQPIAAKFTNLNQIPNAAEANAIEDEITSAFLAGVIDRVELIYTRFVSLISSRPVVQTLLPLEPQGLEPQDDEIFRLITRGGKFQVEREKREITVKELPKELLFEQNPEQILDALLPLYLSNQILRALQESVASELAARMTAMNNASENAGDLIKALTLQYNKARQAAITQEILEVVGGAAALT
- a CDS encoding Uma2 family endonuclease; translated protein: MTITAVKSTTIEEFLLLPETKPASEFINGQIIQKPMPQGEHSQLQIELCENINQLTKPQKIAKAFPELRCVFGGIAIVPDIAVFRWERIPRLPSGRIANRFETYPDWAIEILSPDQRYKLVLSKLLHCAEYGTEMGWLLDSEDESILVVDRDRRVRELKNSDRLPVIAGIDLELTVAEVFSWLSL